One window from the genome of Amaranthus tricolor cultivar Red isolate AtriRed21 chromosome 9, ASM2621246v1, whole genome shotgun sequence encodes:
- the LOC130823674 gene encoding putative hydrolase C777.06c isoform X1 has product MENGMDTAQNSSPLSSLIFMGTGCSSAVPNAMCLIQSSDPPCPVCPQSLSIPPDQNPNYRGNTSLLIDYCQSDGKHNYILIDVGKTFREAVLRWFTFHKIPRVDSVILTHEHADAILGLDDIRAIQPFSPTNDINPTPIYLTQDSMDSVAVKFPYLVQKKLKEGQVIRRVAQLDWKIIESDHEKPFIASGLQFFPLPVMHGEDYVALGFLFGQKSKVAYISDVSHFIPATEAVISKSGGGQLDLLILDTLYKTSSHNTHFCFPQTLDAVKRICPKRALLIGMTHEFDHHKDNAYLTEWSKREGIVVQLAHDGLRIPIVL; this is encoded by the exons ATGGAGAATGGCATGGATACTGCGCAGAATTCTTCTCCATTATCGTCGCTGATATTCATGGGAACAGGTTGCTCTAGTGCGGTACCAAATGCTATGTGCTTGATCCAGTCTTCTGATCCTCCTTGTCCTGTCTGCCCTCAATCCTTGTCCATTCCTCCCGATCAAAACCCTAATTATCG GGGTAATACATCTCTCCTCATTGACTATTGCCAAAGTGATGGTAAGCATAATTACATATTAATTGATGTTGGAAAGACTTTCAGAGAGGCAGTACTTCGCTGGTTTACCTTCCATAAAATTCCACGAGTTGATTCA GTAATCTTGACACACGAACATGCTGATGCAATTCTTGGTTTGGACGACATACGAGCTATTCAACCATTTAGCCCTACAAATGATATCAACCCAACTCCAATATACCTCACCCAAGATTCTATGGatag TGTTGCTGTGAAGTTTCCTTACTTGgtgcaaaaaaaacttaaagaaGGCCAGGTTATAAGGCGAGTAGCCCAGCTTGATTGGAAGATAATTGAGAGTGATCATGAGAAACCTTTTATTGCATCGGGCCTGCAATTTTTCCCCTTACCA GTGATGCATGGTGAAGATTATGTTGCATTAGGTTTTCTGTTTGGCCAAAAGAGCAAAGTTGCTTATATATCTGATGTTTCGCATTTTATTCCGGCTACTGAGGCTG TTATTTCCAAAAGTGGCGGTGGGCAACTGGATCTTCTTATCTTGGACACCCTTTACAAG ACTAGCTCCCATAATACTCACTTTTGCTTCCCTCAG ACCCTTGATGCAGTAAAGAGAATCTGTCCAAAGCGTGCTCTATTAATTGGAATGACCCATGAATTTGATCACCACAAAGACAATGCTTATCTTACTGAATGGTCAAAAAG GGAGGGCATTGTGGTTCAACTAGCACATGATGGTCTGAGAATCCCCATCGTTCTTTGA
- the LOC130823674 gene encoding putative hydrolase C777.06c isoform X2, protein MENGMDTAQNSSPLSSLIFMGTGCSSAVPNAMCLIQSSDPPCPVCPQSLSIPPDQNPNYRGNTSLLIDYCQSDGKHNYILIDVGKTFREAVLRWFTFHKIPRVDSVILTHEHADAILGLDDIRAIQPFSPTNDINPTPIYLTQDSMDSVAVKFPYLVQKKLKEGQVIRRVAQLDWKIIESDHEKPFIASGLQFFPLPVMHGEDYVALGFLFGQKSKVAYISDVSHFIPATEAVISKSGGGQLDLLILDTLYKE, encoded by the exons ATGGAGAATGGCATGGATACTGCGCAGAATTCTTCTCCATTATCGTCGCTGATATTCATGGGAACAGGTTGCTCTAGTGCGGTACCAAATGCTATGTGCTTGATCCAGTCTTCTGATCCTCCTTGTCCTGTCTGCCCTCAATCCTTGTCCATTCCTCCCGATCAAAACCCTAATTATCG GGGTAATACATCTCTCCTCATTGACTATTGCCAAAGTGATGGTAAGCATAATTACATATTAATTGATGTTGGAAAGACTTTCAGAGAGGCAGTACTTCGCTGGTTTACCTTCCATAAAATTCCACGAGTTGATTCA GTAATCTTGACACACGAACATGCTGATGCAATTCTTGGTTTGGACGACATACGAGCTATTCAACCATTTAGCCCTACAAATGATATCAACCCAACTCCAATATACCTCACCCAAGATTCTATGGatag TGTTGCTGTGAAGTTTCCTTACTTGgtgcaaaaaaaacttaaagaaGGCCAGGTTATAAGGCGAGTAGCCCAGCTTGATTGGAAGATAATTGAGAGTGATCATGAGAAACCTTTTATTGCATCGGGCCTGCAATTTTTCCCCTTACCA GTGATGCATGGTGAAGATTATGTTGCATTAGGTTTTCTGTTTGGCCAAAAGAGCAAAGTTGCTTATATATCTGATGTTTCGCATTTTATTCCGGCTACTGAGGCTG TTATTTCCAAAAGTGGCGGTGGGCAACTGGATCTTCTTATCTTGGACACCCTTTACAAG GAGTAG
- the LOC130823975 gene encoding uncharacterized protein LOC130823975 translates to MEYERIHKPQNGAGIISPSKLRAKLMGMGVTQQKKKKEGSNSNSSRTSPSSSRLEDSQFVNDSLLDVASASIDNNIDSALSLELQQTLREQEVSSFVPLQNHLPPIENMEPGPGHGHGRFKTQQPTRSDNGNSSAVHPLKSIDDENLDYDSNASSSSFEFHKGERMAYRSLTRSLSRPTSYKWNDAEKWIMSKQTGQGNHSKTLGKTGGNRLTGVNMVRVVPEADHPHSRMPEMKRVDNCQPTGHMNLDRFILAHPQSNDPREVSNMNNSTHEVPGTPGIQAISMRDMGTEMTPVTSLEPSRTATPNGSLTPYRSPISSIPSTPRAGEPTTAPAEHTTESNAHYLTGKGNQELSEHELKLKTRREIVALGVQLGKMNIAAWASKDEKDKYPFPDTHPEEFERIEFEKRAAAWEEAEISKHAARYKRKEIKIQAWESQQKVKLEEELRRIEAKVERLRTQSQAKMMKKIAMAREKSEQKRAAAVAQKARDAEKTAAQAEFIRQTGRTPYSDNLCCGLLC, encoded by the exons ATGGAGTACGAAAGAATTCACAAACCTCAG AATGGAGCAGGAATAATATCACCAAGTAAATTGAGAGCAAAGCTAATGGGTATGGGAGTAACCcagcagaaaaagaagaaagaaggatCAAATAGTAATTCATCTAGAACATCTCCTTCCAGTTCTAGACTGGAAGATTCTCAGTTTGTTAATGATAGCTTACTTGATGTTGCTTCTGCCTCCattgataataatattgattCAG CTTTGAGCCTTGAGCTTCAACAAACACTCCGCGAGCAAGAAGTTTCTAGTTTTGTACCACTGCAAAATCATCTCCCGCCAATTGAAAACATGGAACCCGGTCCTGGTCATGGTCATGGTCGTTTCAAGACACAACAACCAACTAGAAGTGATAATGGGAATTCAAGTGCTGTCCACCCATTAAAATCCATTGATGATGAAAATCTTGATTATGACAGTAATGCAAGTTCATCAAGCTTCGAGTTTCATAAAGGGGAAAGAATGGCTTATAGATCATTAACCCGGTCCCTCTCTAGGCCTACTTCATACAAATGGAATGATGCTGAAAAATGGATAATGAGCAAGCAAACAGGCCAGGGAAATCATTCAAAGACCCTAGGAAAAACCGGAGGGAATCGTCTGACAGGCGTAAACATGGTTAGAGTGGTTCCAGAGGCTGATCACCCACATTCGAGAATGCCCGAAATGAAGCGGGTTGATAACTGCCAACCCACAGGACATATGAACTTGGATAGGTTCATTCTTGCTCATCCTCAAAGCAATGATCCAAGAGAAGTCAGCAATATGAATAATTCAACCCATGAGGTCCCAG GTACCCCAGGTATTCAAGCAATTTCGATGAGAGACATGGGAACAGAAATGACTCCTGTCACAAGTCTAGAGCCCTCTCGGACAGCCACCCCTAATGGGTCATTAACCCCCTATCGTAGCCCCATATCATCGATTCCTTCCACTCCTCGAGCAGGAGAACCGACCACTGCTCCTGCGGAACATACAACTGAAAGTAATGCACACTATCTAACTGGGAAAGGCAATCAAGAATTGTCGGAACATGAACTGAAGCTCAAGACTAGACGAGAGATTGTGGCACTTGGTGTACAGCTTGGGAAGATGAATATAGCTGCTTGGGCAAGTAAAGACGAGAAGGATAAATACCCTTTTCCCGATACTCATCCTGAGGAATTCGAACGTATTGAATTTGAAAAACGCGCTGCTGCTTGGGAAGAAGCTGAAATATCAAAGCATGCTGCAAG GTATAAGCGCAAGGAGATCAAAATCCAAGCTTGGGAGAGTCAACAGAAGGTGAAATTGGAGGAAGAATTGAGGAGAATAGAG GCAAAAGTTGAACGACTGAGAACACAATCCCAGGCGAAAATGATGAAAAAGATAGCGATGGCGAGGGAGAAATCAGAACAAAAACGAGCAGCAGCTGTGGCCCAAAAGGCGCGAGATGCTGAAAAAACTGCTGCCCAAGCTGAGTTCATTAGGCAAACAGGTCGAACTCCATATTCAGATAATTTGTGCTGTGGTCTCTTGTGTTAG